One genomic window of Sphingobacterium oryzagri includes the following:
- a CDS encoding WG repeat-containing protein: MRIAFFLLSCLGMLAQAHAQQVFKINYTLSAQKGNDNDSAALPPLYNRIVDEASTTAQIEEISGITAYTDKFFSKIDADTIAGYALVFDKASKKSTLLIAALQQYVSFAEETETTDQAVDGQYVDSRRQNYQLTFVADSSKTIAGYPCKLALVDLDIGEYNANLMDPPQIKVWYAEDIPVVNWGDYSYLQNIPGAALSIAINRSYIQATQVQQLEKKAAFFEIPGDYSLLQEDEDWNDIPLAEDRFTFQDPQTQLIGILDENQQVIAEAKYSSISEFVADLALVTDALGRYGILQKDGKERIACAYENLIIDEENNLLLFTENGQMGVMDINKQIHIPARFAYLSTFSSGLAVYAEGDRNGLINLKGEIVLPANLESIIEYNDQHAIALEGEQYFLLDIATKQKSVKGYDYLSFANEAGLLVASENNKYGYINISGETIIPFKYIYATPFYDGAAAVNEKEDDEPRYINSKGNYVQVDATE, translated from the coding sequence ATGCGCATTGCATTTTTTCTTCTCAGCTGTCTCGGCATGTTGGCGCAAGCCCATGCGCAGCAGGTATTCAAAATAAATTACACGCTTTCTGCCCAGAAAGGAAATGACAATGATAGCGCCGCGCTGCCCCCATTGTACAATCGTATCGTAGATGAAGCTAGCACAACCGCACAGATCGAGGAGATTAGTGGCATCACCGCGTATACCGACAAGTTTTTTAGCAAAATTGATGCAGATACAATTGCCGGATACGCGCTTGTTTTCGACAAAGCGTCAAAAAAATCTACCTTATTGATCGCTGCCTTGCAACAATACGTCTCATTTGCTGAGGAAACCGAAACGACAGATCAAGCTGTCGACGGACAGTATGTTGACAGTCGTCGACAAAACTACCAACTTACTTTTGTGGCCGACAGCAGCAAAACAATTGCTGGCTACCCCTGTAAACTTGCACTGGTGGATCTTGATATCGGCGAATACAATGCGAATTTGATGGATCCGCCTCAAATCAAAGTATGGTATGCCGAAGATATTCCGGTTGTCAACTGGGGCGATTACAGTTACCTGCAAAACATTCCCGGTGCAGCACTTTCCATAGCGATAAACCGCAGCTATATTCAGGCAACGCAAGTCCAGCAGCTTGAAAAAAAAGCCGCTTTTTTTGAAATCCCGGGAGATTACAGCTTACTGCAAGAGGATGAAGATTGGAACGATATTCCGTTGGCAGAAGATCGTTTCACCTTTCAAGATCCGCAAACACAGCTTATCGGCATCTTAGATGAAAACCAACAGGTGATCGCTGAAGCAAAGTATAGCAGCATCAGCGAATTCGTTGCTGATCTTGCGCTGGTAACCGACGCCCTTGGACGATATGGCATCTTGCAGAAAGATGGAAAGGAACGGATAGCCTGCGCCTATGAAAATCTGATCATCGATGAGGAAAACAACCTCTTATTATTTACCGAAAATGGACAAATGGGCGTTATGGATATTAATAAACAAATCCATATTCCGGCACGCTTTGCTTACCTCAGTACATTTTCCAGTGGATTGGCGGTCTACGCCGAAGGTGACCGAAACGGATTAATCAATTTAAAAGGCGAAATTGTCTTGCCCGCCAATTTGGAGAGCATTATCGAGTACAATGATCAGCACGCCATTGCTCTGGAGGGTGAGCAGTATTTTTTGCTGGATATTGCCACGAAGCAAAAAAGCGTAAAAGGTTATGATTACCTTTCTTTCGCTAATGAAGCAGGGCTTTTGGTGGCAAGCGAAAACAATAAATATGGATATATTAATATCTCTGGCGAAACGATAATTCCGTTTAAATACATTTATGCCACACCTTTTTACGATGGTGCGGCGGCGGTCAACGAAAAAGAAGACGATGAACCGCGTTACATCAACTCGAAAGGCAATTATGTGCAAGTTGATGCGACAGAATAA